The window AAAAATGCTCTCAGCTTGATGTTGATTTCATAATTTCTTGTCGTAAAAttaataaagattttaaaaagatACCTTTTATTTATAGCAACGTAACCTGGTTCCAAGTGGATTGCGGTAACCACTTTACTGATCTTATTAGTATACTAATGTTTTACCTTCCATCACTTTATGAATTCTTACATAAGCgttcattaaccaattaatttgcgtGTACATCTTTGCAGAacgcccaaattttggtgccgtATAAAGAATCTGAGGGATAAGGGGCACATACAGTAAATGTGGGCACCTGGATTCTAGAATTGCCCCTCACACTTTGAAATCCTTAGCTCAGTGCTTAAAAAAGCAAGTATAAAATGCCAGGACTGATTTGGAAATGGATGGAGGATGAAAAGAATGttagaagttgggggggggggggggggggggggggggggggagggagaggttggGAAGGTTCCTGGTTTCTTTTTCATTGATCACGAGACTATCAGATTCCAAGCTTTGGGCGATTCCATCAATTTTGGGGAATTTAGTAACATACTTACATAATAACATTGTAAGTGATGGCAGAAATTAGTGTTAGGGAATAGGCATTGCCGATGTTATGGCTTGAGATATGACCTAACATCCAAATGTATACTATAATTCCAGGGTACTGCTTGTAAGCCTTAGGTGTAGTGAGTCTAGTAGTAGGCCGAGCTTTTGAGCAAGTGTTGTATGGTGAGGGAGGTGGGTAAGTTTcgcggggtggggggagaagaggaataTTTGTGAACCTATGATATAACTGGTGATTTGAATTGCCTACCCTTCTGAGGCTTTGCATTACCGATGTGGTATTGTTTGATTCGGCTTTTCTAGCCTGGTTTGTTGTTGTTTATCACAAATAAAatagttgcaaggtaaaaagaGAAGTGTATAATGTCTCCCTATAGACCAGtgatttttcaacctttttcacttCACAAAAATGGTCAAGGCACAGCACTTGAATCTAACCCACACGCACCCGCCctcactaagatccattccaccCTCACCCGTAACCTTCAAAAGTAGTTATTTAATTTAATTAggctactgaaatacattagagcacCAATATGCCTGCTATATTACAGATTCCTgcacagacaccacatgccagcagactCCTTCACCTTAGGTGCAGATGAAGAGCTTGAATCTCACCTGTTACAAAATAGAGAACCGCAAAATACACgcaaacaaaaactgaaagcagagatcaTGTTGCATGCCGTGcgacaccagagaaatagaaagcatGACCTCAAATAAAGCCAACAGCTGTAAATTCTCAATATCAATATAATTATTCCAATCAACTTGTTCCCAATCTTTGGCTCTGCTTTCCTCTGCCTGTGCTCTTAACTGTTTACAGGGCTTCTcttccatttgctatttcttttctaaCCTCCTGCCCTGTCTGTTTGGTTCTGATCTTTCACTTTCGGCTTTCTTtaatttctctgcctccttctcaaatctatcttgttttccccctcttttcccttcATGTGGAGccagtctcccctcttcccttccctccccatacatgtgcagcctgtctcccctctcccttgGGACTAATCTGTTCTCTGACCTTCCCCCACCCATCTCTcaggcatctctctcctctctgctcCAATTCTTTCAAACTTTGCATTGCCAGAAGTTGTTAGAACAGACCTTCCTCTAGCCCTCGTGAggctttccctctgccacgtccctCCTGCGCAGCAAAAGGAAGTCGTCAGAGGAAGGACCCTGGGGCTAGCCAGAGGAAGGCGTGTTCCAATAACTGACAAGCAACTGCAAAATTTGAAGATCGCAGTGGAGAGGAGACCCGAGGAGCAGGAGGAAGAGCATCATAGCATCGCACGATTGCCACGTTATATGGCGAGGATTCCCGGACTCCCTGCCGCAAACTGGTTGAAAAACGCTGGTATAGACACATCCATGCTGCAATCACGCCTTGGGTACCGTGTGCAGTTCTAGCTGCCCCATCTTGGACATctagtggaactagaaaaagtacagagaagggtgacaaatgataaaaaggatggaatGATTCCCTTATGATGAAATGTTGAACAGATTAGCGCTCCTTGGTTTACAGAATAGATGACCGAGAATGGCTGTGATAGAGACCCTAAAGAATCACAAGTGGAGTGAAACGAACAAAGAAAAGAACAGTTGTCAAATAGTATTAAGGCAGGGGGAAACCAATTAagtggcagatttaaaacaaacacaacGCTTTTTTTCAGTCAATACACAATCAAGCTGTGAAATTTGCTACCAGAAGATTAATAACACAGGCTTGgccaaatttctggaggaaagacCCCACCAGTGATAAAGAACCCAACACATATAGAGGGTTATTGCCAGCTCCAGCCTCCAAAGATGCACCAGGTTGAATGAAGTACCTAGTACTCCTCTCAGCAGCCCTTTCCTGAGCTGTGGCCTCGTTGTTCATGCCCCCTTACAGGCACAGTAGATCAGCTTTGTTCGGTCACACCCACAAGCCGCTGTACCTTTAAGAAATGCATCTAATGGGACACTgctgctcagaaaggacagaacaGGATGACTCTTTAAGCCCGACACCTTTAGGCAACTGCTTGCATTAGCGAGTGGGAAACCCAGGTCCGTGAGGACAGCAAGTCCATTAACAATTATCAGCCAGGTGGACTTGCAGATCACCTCATGTACAGGCGACAGCAAGGAGATCAGGCATTGTGTCCTTAATGTGAGTATAATGGAGGAAGCAGAAGTTCTATAATAGAGCCTTTCCTTTGTGATGCCTCTAAATCACCTTGATACGGCCTCCTACTCACCAGTGTGATTAGGTTGACGGTAATAGTGAGGGCAATCATTAGTGCCAGAAGAAGTGCTACTATGTTAACAAAGGTCTGGCAGCTATCGTCGACGGGGAGGCAGAAGTGAACTTTCTCTTCCCCAGAGAGAGACATAGAGGAGTTACAGGGCGTCCCTCCATCGGCGCAGGTTCTCTGCTTGCCCAAGGATGCATTGTGATGTCATGCACTACAGGGTTGGTTGACAGCTGAGCACTGCTACCTCACAATGGAGGACTCAACCGCACCTGGCTTCCATGACTCATGGCTTCCTGCAGCTAAGCTTCTGTCGGGTGAAAGGGTGAGTGGAAAGTGACACTACAGATCCCACTGAATTCCTTGCTGCACACAAATACGGATATGTAGCCTGCAGACTTGTTTCTGGTCAACTGAACAAGGTCATTCGGTCAGTTCCATGGGACAGAGTTCTTTTGTGTAGAGTGTAGATGAAAGAGAAAAGCAGATAAGGGGAAAGGGTCTAAAATTATTctttcaaccctcccccccccccccccacaacacaacTTCTTGAAGGAGGTCACAAAGCTAGTTAGTCCTTAGGGCTGCCTCATCTTACCTTAAGAGACTGGTAGAGCCTTGGCTGTTCCCCTTGTGCATGCACTAGGATCCTGGGTCTTCCTCCCAGTATACAAGGGTCACCAACAGACCACGGTGAGAGAAATTTGTAtgcctactacctccattgtatgcacatTTCTCCTATTGAGTAGGGGTATCCCGATCATCTAACCAGTTGATGTCCTTCCACGATTGGAAGACAAAAAATGTTAAGGGAGTTCTTCTCAACCCAATCTTTGGGACACAATcagacacaatgaatatgcaatttttttttttttttgcatgcaaacctctttcagtgatatcctgaaaatctaacctACAAGGCTGCCTTTGTGGACTGGACATGATGACCAAGGAGCTGTTGAGTTCCCTAAGATACACGAGGGGGTTTCAGCCCAGGCCATGggccacacccagccaatcagactGATCTGCATTCAAAggaggtggtgcatgcaaatctctctcatgcatattaacaGTCTAGGTGTGCCTCAAGCGAAAAACCAGGGCTAGATTAGTTTGGTTAACAAacctgccccccacccctccctttaaaaaaaaccataGCAACAAATTACACAGAGAAATGATATTTATTCAGACACACTGCCAATtataaaatcaaatcaaaaacAGATTTACTCTATAGAATTCATGAGTGTTTTTTCTGAACTACATCAgtgcttggtatgcaaatctcacttatgaatattcattgtggatatcctaaaagcctgattggtggttctcaacctagtcctcagggtaCACACCCAGCCAAACAGCATGATTGCACGCAACCCTCCAATTATGAGACGAAGAAAGCACACGCCTGTTTCAATATTATTTACCCGGCAGCTACAGCTGAATCATTAACTGATTTTATCAGGAGCCTGAGGTAAATTGCATTTTCCGACAGCTCTCACCCTTGTGAATTGGGACCCGCTACTACAGTTATCAGAAACCCCCTGCACTCAGACACCACACTCAGCATGAAAACAGCACAGACAGGTGAAGACTAGATAAGCAGCAGAGCCCTAGACAGGTTAACACACAGAGATATGGTCTACACTCTCATTGGTCCATCACACATGCCAGGTTAAGAGGcaacattccaaaatttatactaCAAAAAGATTTTTAACTATAATTTTAATTGTTCCTCTTTTTTAACTGTCCTCCCAGAGGATTGTTCTGGCTCTTGCtgttacccagtggcgttcctaggggggcggacacccaggGGGGAGGCGGTGCcccgtcccccgggtgcagcccccccatgcagcgtggaccccccccacccggcgaaagacaccccccccccgtgcgacagagccccccccgggtgcatgccactggggggagcgggtgctgcagcgcgcgcctgctgcgagtttactaactttgatcgttcgctgcagctccctctgccccggaacaggaagtaacctgttccggggcagaggagctgcagcgaacgagagaagttagcgaactctcgcagcaggcacgtgccgcggcaccccccagcggcgtgcacccggggcggaccgcccccaccttggtacgccactgctgttacCTACTTTGAACTGCAAGGTGTGAGATATAAGACCAGATGTTATGCTATTCCCCTCCCTAGCCAGTGGCTCTGTATAGAGGCAAGGCACAAAGTACAGCCAACCCAGGGCTGCTAATGGAAAGCAACCCATAAAGAAAATCTACCGTCACAGAAGCAGCTCCTGACTTTCTCCCTTGAGCCCAGGAGAAACAAAGCTGGGCTACAGCAACTGGAATGTAATATTCAACTTTCCTTGGCGGAAGGGCAATTCAAGCTTGAACCTTGTCGAGAGTTTGCAAATCTCTCATTCTGCACATCACCTATATCACGAGCTTACACAGAAGAGTAATTCTCACTTGTCATTACAGCAGATTGATCTCTTTAAAACTACACTAAGCTATTAAAGGAAATCATAATTATACAGAATAATGGTTAGGTAATGATAAAGcacaaaggggatggaatgagtgtggggggagaagaagaggctGATCTTTCTACGTGACTTCCATTCCAAAGTAGTTTGatcctgtttttttccccccagaccTTTGAGATACTTCAGGTACACCCAAACAGAAGAACAGGGTAAAGgtacataggaataaaatgggccctgctgtagataactcaagctaagctttagtaaaagacccccacaatgTTTTGAGAATATAGGTAGGCTCTAGATGTATGTAATCTGCATTCTTTGATTATAAAGGCTCCCCTCATCCCTCCCTCCGCTGGCATTAACCCATCGCACATCCTGACGTCAAGATACATTTGTTTCAGGGATGGAGGACTGTGAgcacaggtggcagagggtttTCTGCTACTCGTTCAGGTGCATGGCCTCTTGTCCTCAAGTATCAGAGCGCCATTGCCGCCCAGCCCAGGATCATCAACCAGCCGCCAGTTGGTGCTACTCTGACATACGATGGATCTCCAGTGAGTGCCTGATAATACAAGGCGCCACAGAACATCACCATACCAGATGTCATGACTGATCCAGCCTGTGGGGAGAAAAGCAGCAGAAACAAGAATCAGGGCCCAAACTGACTAACCCACCACCACGATTCTTAAAGGCTACCACCATACACAAGCCCCTTACACTACTCCTGAGTCTTCTTCACCCTCTTATCTAGCCCGACACTACCTTATTCAGGAACCTTTTCTCTAGTAGGCTCCCAGCTACTTCTACTAAAACCACCTAGTTATCTGGATTTATTTGGCGCGCGTTTGAAGAAAATCATTCAAGGCCTTGTACGGCGATAGGCTGGACACTGGCAAAATATGCATTATGGAACgctatggggctaattttcaaagcacttagatttataaagttccacaggttactgtagaactttgtaaggctaagcgctttgaaaatacacctttatgtaactttgtaaatctgctttgaaaatataccactCACAGTGTCAAtacaaaacacattaaaaaccATCTTAGCAAAGGGTATAAAATCTATCTTGTGATGGCCTATTCCTTATTTTCCACAAAAGGCTGGGGACATGCAAACATGtgcaaaataattttgttttattttcaaatgTATAGCCTGTTACTTCCCAAAGACCAATAAGGGTTATAACTGGAACATACACCACAAAAATATACAAGACAAAAATCAAATACAATAAAACTATAGAAAAATACTCAgaatttatataaaaaaatacataaaaataagtaCAAAAATAATACAGGCAATAAAatgaaaaccacaaaaaaaagcaaacaaaaacacaCTTTCAAGCAGCAGTCAAGAAaactacagtacagtctcgattatccaatgtAAACGGGATAGACAGGTTGCTGGATAAATCAATACATTggataatacatagtaacatagtagatgacggcagaaaaagacctgcacggtccatccagtctgcccaacaagataaactcatatgtgctactttttgtgtatacctgaccttgatttgtacctgtccttttcagggcacagaccgtataagtctgcccagcactatcctcacctcccgccactggctctgccacccaatctcggctaagctccttaggatccattccttctgaacaggattcctttatgtttatcccacgcgtgcttgaattctgttaccgttttcattttcaccacctcccgcaggagggcattccaagcatccactacagAATAAGTGGATAAAACAGGAGTATACTGAAAGCATgtttcaaaagaggaagcagtaaaaaaaccccaaaaacttagggccacttttactaaactgtgctaaccaattcccacacagcaaatgcaacgaagcccgTTTCAACTGAATGGGCCGTGTTGCATTTGCTGTGCCAGGAAATCACTAGTGTGCACTAAAGGGGCACTTAATGTGCCCACGAATCTTACCTAACATCTTAATTAGAGGACAACCGAaactgtccccctcccctccccagtttcGGCCGAAACaaaaactgcagctgaaacttGGTTTCGGCCAAAACCTAAAGtctggttgtgtgaatgtgaaccaatgagacCCACTGGGGATTGCCAGAGCTggctaaacccacaggagattaccctccagtcccagaAACTGCAAGCGCAGGTTGAAAACCGAGCAAGCCATTTGAACATGGACtttctcaacaagtctggcacgtttaggttcccaagtcaatgcagatgtagttacagtgggggaaataagtatttgatcccttgctgattttgtaagtttgcccactgacaaagacatgagcagcccataattgaagggtaggttattggtaacagtgagagatagcacatcacaaattaaatccggaaaatcacattgtggaaagtatatgaatttatttgcattctgcagagggaaataagtatttgatcccccaccaaccagtaagagatctggcccctacagaccaggtagatgctccaaatcaactcgttacctgcatgacagacagctgtcggcaatggtcacctgtatgaaagacacctgtccacagactcagtgaatcagtcagactctaacctctacaaaatggccaagagcaaggagctgtctaaggatgtcagggacaagatcatacacctgcacaaggctggaatgggctacaaaaccatcagtaagacgctgggcgagaaggagacaactgttggtgccatagtaagaaaatggaagaagtacaaaatgactgtcaatcgacaaagatctggggctccacgcaaaatctcacctcgtggggtatccttgatcatgaggaaggttagaaatcagcctacaactacaaggggggaacttgtcaatgatctcaaggcagctgggaccactgtcaccacgaaaaccattggtaacacattacgacataacggattgcaatcctgcagtgcccgcaaggtccccctgctccggaaggcacatgtgacggcccgtctgaagtttgccagtgaacacctggatgatgcagagagtgattgggagaaggtgctgtggtcagatgagacaaaaattgagctctttggcatgaactcaactcgccgtgtttggaagaagagaaatgctgcctatgacccaaagaacaccgtccccactgtcaagcatggaggtggaaatgttatgttttgggggtgtttctctgctaagggcacaggactacttcaccgcatcaatgggagaatggatggggccatgtaccgtacaattctgagtgacaacctccttccctccgccagggccttaaaaatgggtcgtggctgggtcttccagcacgacaatgacccaaaacatacagccaaggcaacaaaggagtggctcaggaagaagcacattagggtcatggagtggcctagccagtcaccagaccttaatcccattgaaaacttatggagggagctgaagctgcgagttgccaagcgacagcccagaactcttaatgatttagagatgatctgcaaagaggagtggaccaaaattcctcctgacatgtatgcaaacctcatcatcaactacagaagacgtctgaccgctgtgcttgccaacaagggttttgccaccaagtattaggtcttgtttgccagagggatcaaatacttatttccctctgcagaatgcaaataaattcatatactttccacaatgtgattttccggatttaatttgtgatgtgctatctctcactgttaccaataacctacccttcaattatgggctgctcatgtctttgtcagtgggcaaacttacaaaatcagcaagggatcaaatacttatttcccccactgtacatattttctgggacattataccagcctgatcCACTATCcagaatttaaacaaaaaaaaacaaaccattgatgttactgaatgcgAGGACTATTTTCTCTGAAAAATTACACTTctgaaattattttctaatatatatacTTGATTTCATTGTAATATTTCCCTTCTACCAatataagctgaccagtacttgtgcttgaaatCAATCACTGCCGGTTCCTTTCTTATAGAATCCAGCTTCTGCAGGCCACAAGTTTAATTAAAACACTGCACCTTCATCATACCCAGCAGGGTCTGGAAATTCTTTACAATCACTCAgggtatccaagccagaatatatataataacttaaataatgaaagaccatcttttacctccaagcaaaatagtttCCGCACTCTTGGACCTCAGCTAAGCAAAATGAACAGTGCGTTTACAATGGTTGACTTTCTGtcacatttggagtgacagctgatgttaTATCTCCAAGGGAGGTTAATTCCTAAGGAgttttatcatcccaaatttacaaaaTCCCGCAAAAAGttttatcaaaagcatttatttggagcacgcTACCATGTAAACCTACTATGCAAATTACTTCCAAtcacattacacacacacacacaaaaatagaaCGCAAAGAGTACTCTCCCCACTATCACTTTACAATTACCGGTGGTCTAGCGGTGTAATCTAGGCAGGAGTGGTCCCCAGTCGctcttgcccatgtcagctccactctcaaaatggctgccatgacctcttgaaTCAGTCTCACAAGATTGCCAGTAGAGgtaacggcagccattttgagagcacagccagcatggacaggagcaactggggatcactccttccctgactacacccctagacTGCCAGGGATTGTGAAATAGATccgaagaggggaggagggagggaaacaaacaggacaaagaaaaAATCTTTGGCTTCCGCTGAAAACACGTGATCAGTTCCAGCCGAACCCAAAACTATAACTGTGGCCTTTCGGCCGAACCCGAAACCGTACACCATGACCAAAACCAAAAGTTGGTCGGTCTCTAATCTCAATGACAATGCTGTGACTTCATTGGGGTATGTCGGATAAGTGAGACTCTGCTGTACTTAAGCCTttgaatcaggggcatagccagacttcggcggaagggggggtccagagcccgaggtgaggggcacattttagccccccccccccaccaactttgacacccccccttccgccgccaaccctcccccgccgtcgcctacctttgctggcaggggaccccaacccccaccagccgaggtcctcttcttccttcattctgtttccgagtgtgacgtcctgcactcagactcacagaaacagaacgaagccttgcagatctgcaaggcttcgttctgtttctgtgaaagtctgacgtcctgcacgtacaatgtgcaggacgtcagactcagaaacagaacgaagaaagaagaggacctcggctagcgggggttggggtcctccgccagtgACGacaggttgacggcgggagggggggttgagatggtcgtcagcaggggggtccagggccaaatctatgggggcccaggcccccgtggccccacgtacctACGCCACGCTTCGAACCCTTAAAAGGTCATATGGGTCAGTCACAGAGTGCTATTCTACAGACGGCGCTCCAAGTTGCGTGccggttatagaatagcgctttagaGTCGATTTCCGTGTCAACTTTGGGTGCGAAGATTTGCAACTGAAAGCCGATGCGAATCCTGGCACATTAAGTTAGGTGCGGATTCCCAGTTATGCTGCACGCATCTTTAATGATCACCCTTGACCCTCCTCCCACTACCACGCCCCTTTCGAGCTGCACACGATAAGATTTGCTGActgatctttataaaatagcactgcaGATCCAAatggttgccaattaatgccaataattgttagcggCCAATTAGAGTTCACCAACTGGCTTGTTAGCCAGTTTAGTTGCACGGGCATCTCAGAATAAGCGTGTAATtttgcacaccatttatagaatctggggggggggggggggggtgacgtctGTGGATTTACCTACCAGCAGTGGTTTACGACAGTGGGGTACTGCAAGCAGGGCCAGGCTGTGCAGGAAGTGATACCTATTTGCAGTCTTGTACagctaaaaagaaaacagaggcaGTCAGAGTTCACAGGGTGGGGTGCAGAACCCAATTTTCACTGTTTCAGTATTGTTTCTCCACTCTGaagctcctcccccctccccccccccccccccccccccattacagtgcagtgggctttgatcctggggaactgggttcaattcccactgcaactccttgtgaatctggacaagtcacttaaccctccattgccccaggtacaaataagtacctgaatgtactatgtaaaccactttgaatgtattttttttttaattttattaggatttatttaccacctttttgaaggaattcactcaaggcggtgtacagcaagaatagatcaaacatgagcaataggcaattagagcagtaaaaatattcgaacaacaatacaaagtatggcatggtatactacttgcaatgacaacacaatatgtactagaacattgtaattggtagtgaggggttaggcaaagttgtaacatatagatgagtaagaaagtaggaagaattagaaagtaaggtgattgatttgaagaaagttgcacttgaggtcagagagatggttaaatatgatctcagctagggtaggagtggataaacatgtcccgctgcagtatgtgcagcccgaatcaatccttgtatgtgtgagtgagactaacaagttagttacttcttccgttaaaggcttggttgaagagccaatgtagtggcaaaaaccacagaaaggcagaatat is drawn from Microcaecilia unicolor chromosome 14, aMicUni1.1, whole genome shotgun sequence and contains these coding sequences:
- the TMEM256 gene encoding transmembrane protein 256 — translated: MAAIGSGRLFLRIGAVSGSLAVGAGAYGAHGQRIIEQEEYNKELYKTANRYHFLHSLALLAVPHCRKPLLAGSVMTSGMVMFCGALYYQALTGDPSYVRVAPTGGWLMILGWAAMAL